The following coding sequences lie in one Glycine max cultivar Williams 82 chromosome 19, Glycine_max_v4.0, whole genome shotgun sequence genomic window:
- the LOC100775994 gene encoding uncharacterized protein At5g39865, with translation MGCANSKPKGCQHCHCNTPYYSSSMARSFSVHVHHPPQTKGDSYHVVALTSTTLGSLDQDVPHNNNYHGNGLRFPNGKVIGSDSFRPQNQDHDDDDDDDEVEVEEKKNEPKTWSEMIEQMLPKAMMKSPISTPPCEPETINTWELMEGLEDTTSPFRSPKHFKSFSFDVNVNRHVDVADVDPPLIQNGNDSAKPISVSDSDDEPQENQESMDRKRFFSIEEEMISDDVVSSFKKSSQEKQEGMDRKGFSVGEEKISDDDDVVVDLKSCGKDKVVLYFTSLRGVRKTYEDCCHVRLILKGLGVRVDERDVSMHSGFKEELKELLGHGYGKGGLGLPRVFVGRNYIGGAEEIQQLHEEGKLEKLLDCCGKIEDGIDGDGLCEACGDVRFMPCETCYGSCKIYYEGDEEEDYDGEVGEYGFQRCPDCNENGLIRCPMCCY, from the coding sequence ATGGGTTGTGCTAATTCCAAACCAAAGGGATGCCAACATTGTCACTGCAACACCCCTTATTATTCTTCTTCTATGGCTAGAAGCTTCTCGGTGCATGTACATCACCCACCTCAAACCAAAGGAGACAGTTACCATGTTGTGGCACTGACATCAACCACACTAGGTTCTCTGGACCAGGATGTACCCCACAACAACAACTACCATGGCAATGGTTTAAGGTTTCCCAATGGCAAGGTCATTGGTAGTGACAGTTTCAGGCCCCAGAATCAggatcatgatgatgatgatgatgatgacgaggttgaggttgaggagaagaagaatgagcCAAAGACATGGTCTGAAATGATTGAACAAATGTTGCCAAAAGCTATGATGAAGTCTCCAATCTCAACACCTCCTTGTGAGCCAGAGACAATCAACACATGGGAACTAATGGAAGGACTTGAAGACACAACAAGCCCTTTCAGATCACCAAAGCACTTCAAGAGCTTCTCTTTTGATGTCAATGTCAACAGGCATGTTGATGTTGCTGATGTTGATCCACCCTTAATTCAGAATGGCAATGATTCAGCCAAACCAATATCGGTTTCAGATTCTGATGATGAGCCTCAAGAGAATCAAGAGAGCATGGACAGAAAAAGGTTCTTCTCTATTGAGGAAGAGATGATCAGTGATgatgttgtttcttcattcaaGAAATCGTCGCAAGAGAAGCAAGAGGGCATGGATAGAAAGGGGTTCTCTGTTGGGGAAGAGAAGAtcagtgatgatgatgatgttgttgtggatttGAAGTCATGTGGGAAGGACAAGGTGGTGTTGTATTTCACTAGCTTGCGTGGCGTGAGAAAGACTTATGAGGATTGCTGCCATGTGAGGCTAATTCTGAAGGGCTTGGGGGTGAGGGTGGATGAGAGGGATGTGTCAATGCATTCAGGGTTCAAGGAGGAGCTCAAGGAGCTATTAGGCCATGGATATGGTAAGGGAGGGTTAGGATTACCAAGGGTGTTTGTTGGGAGGAACTACATTGGTGGAGCTGAGGAAATTCAGCAACTGCATGAGGAGGGGAAACTTGAGAAATTGCTTGATTGTTGTGGAAAGATTGAAGATGGTATTGATGGCGATGGACTATGCGAGGCATGTGGGGATGTGAGGTTTATGCCTTGTGAAACTTGTTATGGAAGTTGTAAAATCTACTATGAaggtgatgaagaagaagattatGATGGTGAGGTGGGTGAGTATGGATTCCAGCGTTGCCCTGATTGCAATGAAAATGGACTAATCCGCTGCCCCATGTGCTGCTACTAG